From Stenotrophomonas nitritireducens, the proteins below share one genomic window:
- a CDS encoding type IV secretion system DNA-binding domain-containing protein, whose product MPTIFQVLSVLGKIPGLKRFVDVEASIQERTNEEIHEVVGAFDDFVKVPSNILVDVNEEDQAIVEAYGAIQFPDGSWHVSDDLKHSKDLEPWMPDATDDMIVRFENSKITRSGKPMDGVVLPQDTITGSVSSAMPLMFAALPVIACVAFILSRFFGAYGYLALLAAVPYLKAIRVDKSASHAIGSFFCLLVGPLFVGIQSLGDERVAALRSLLFGPGLIPMGIAFLVVVTLTFACCYFSSKQGTKHEKSLDLFARALKVEVSFVVYAVAVSLLPAPLSLIFIFAVPNLYCIRYTQIERETRTSETSSNSNHFTIGRHEKTARGMMKKQWIAQALRALNDKSPLIPLGKATGFLFNKMYRFAPVPGKMLVASLKDTSQHILVIGKSGGGKTFWLRKIMALVKLTKWAGAIVGDGKNVLVREVMSLMDIVIEPGINLSLSQGMNAQQLVQAFRELKRKGKMSEDESSFWTSMGFIVLEHVAMIVEAACEAEKFVRTNTALLISDEEQQLIKFTAIEQLAELEDDQERLKHARNAIAETNANIRKLEASLKQPRSCYWTIGQIQRFLNVVNQIKQTEKGFELHEEFRGAFDFIEKSGYLNVADAANQIKGSVSYFANTWAVMAPETRTSITSNIDNALNDVFRGRHLKNADGVLWADTETGIDFQGVLTEKLWIGVNLPTMVHGVGGQITADIVRMRVYNLIKNRPVNWADLEGHNPVFNFIDEAQSVIGEAERDLIAMARSLGCYFVFLTQNISSFLANFSEHGAHNLFELFATKVLMQNESSHSTYKYFQEMLGKARLTPYKTASVGINNQAMLQRYANSALVDPEHPDAVFMQKLREKGVGAIQNSYVHSAPRQIDVKDAAHRFEDVARIKNFDLETVQGTELSWVMDDDDFANTLFQGQALIVVSRAGSTRTEICEVGGLEADQVEDFMRENSRA is encoded by the coding sequence ATGCCCACCATATTCCAAGTTCTGAGCGTTCTCGGAAAAATTCCGGGGTTGAAGCGATTTGTTGATGTTGAAGCGTCAATACAAGAGCGCACCAATGAAGAAATTCATGAAGTGGTCGGCGCATTCGATGACTTCGTTAAAGTCCCAAGCAACATCCTGGTAGATGTCAATGAAGAAGATCAGGCCATTGTAGAAGCATATGGGGCGATTCAATTCCCTGATGGGTCCTGGCACGTAAGCGATGATTTGAAGCATTCGAAGGATCTTGAACCGTGGATGCCTGACGCCACTGACGACATGATCGTTCGCTTTGAAAATTCTAAGATCACGCGCTCTGGCAAGCCGATGGACGGCGTAGTGCTACCTCAAGACACGATCACTGGATCCGTCTCCTCAGCGATGCCATTGATGTTCGCAGCGCTTCCCGTTATCGCTTGCGTAGCCTTCATTCTTAGTCGTTTCTTCGGAGCTTATGGATACCTGGCTCTTCTTGCAGCAGTGCCATATCTAAAAGCTATTCGTGTTGACAAGTCAGCCTCTCATGCCATTGGTTCTTTCTTCTGTTTGCTGGTCGGACCACTATTTGTTGGCATCCAATCGTTGGGCGATGAGCGCGTGGCAGCCTTAAGAAGTCTCCTGTTCGGGCCGGGTTTGATTCCGATGGGAATAGCGTTCTTGGTTGTCGTTACCCTCACATTTGCTTGCTGCTATTTCAGCAGCAAGCAGGGAACCAAGCATGAGAAATCACTCGACCTATTCGCGAGAGCGTTGAAGGTCGAAGTCTCATTCGTTGTCTATGCCGTGGCTGTTTCGCTTCTTCCCGCACCATTGAGCTTGATCTTTATATTTGCAGTGCCGAATTTGTATTGCATTCGCTACACACAGATTGAGCGTGAAACTCGCACGTCTGAGACATCGTCAAACAGCAATCACTTCACAATCGGACGTCATGAGAAGACTGCTCGCGGAATGATGAAGAAGCAGTGGATCGCCCAGGCATTGCGTGCGCTTAACGATAAGTCGCCGCTCATCCCACTGGGAAAAGCCACTGGCTTCTTGTTCAACAAGATGTATCGTTTTGCGCCAGTCCCAGGAAAAATGCTTGTGGCTTCTCTAAAGGACACCTCTCAGCACATCCTGGTGATCGGCAAGTCTGGTGGCGGCAAGACCTTCTGGCTTCGAAAGATCATGGCCTTGGTGAAGTTGACGAAATGGGCCGGGGCCATTGTGGGTGACGGAAAAAACGTGCTCGTTCGAGAAGTAATGAGCTTGATGGATATCGTGATTGAGCCTGGCATCAACCTATCTCTAAGCCAAGGAATGAACGCTCAACAGTTGGTCCAAGCGTTCAGAGAGTTGAAGCGCAAAGGCAAAATGTCGGAGGACGAGAGCAGCTTCTGGACAAGCATGGGTTTCATCGTCTTAGAGCACGTTGCCATGATTGTTGAAGCGGCATGCGAAGCTGAGAAGTTTGTTCGCACAAACACGGCACTATTGATCTCAGACGAAGAACAGCAATTGATCAAGTTCACTGCAATTGAGCAACTTGCGGAGTTGGAAGATGATCAAGAGCGATTAAAGCATGCAAGAAATGCGATTGCTGAGACCAATGCAAATATCCGCAAGTTGGAAGCATCTTTGAAACAGCCGCGCTCGTGTTATTGGACAATTGGTCAGATCCAGCGCTTCTTAAACGTGGTCAATCAGATCAAGCAAACGGAAAAAGGTTTCGAGCTCCACGAAGAGTTCCGGGGCGCGTTCGACTTCATTGAAAAATCTGGCTATCTAAATGTGGCGGATGCAGCCAACCAGATCAAAGGGTCAGTCTCGTATTTCGCAAACACCTGGGCAGTGATGGCACCTGAAACCCGCACCAGCATCACTTCGAACATCGACAACGCCTTGAACGACGTCTTCCGTGGGCGACATCTCAAAAACGCGGATGGAGTTCTGTGGGCCGACACCGAGACAGGCATCGACTTCCAAGGTGTATTGACCGAAAAGCTCTGGATCGGTGTCAACTTGCCAACCATGGTCCATGGCGTGGGTGGACAGATCACAGCGGACATCGTGCGGATGCGCGTTTACAACCTGATCAAAAATCGCCCTGTCAATTGGGCTGACCTTGAAGGGCACAACCCTGTCTTCAACTTCATCGATGAGGCTCAGTCTGTGATCGGTGAAGCGGAGCGTGACTTGATCGCAATGGCGCGAAGCTTGGGTTGCTACTTCGTTTTCTTGACTCAGAACATCAGCTCCTTCCTCGCCAATTTCAGTGAACACGGGGCGCACAACTTATTCGAGCTCTTCGCTACCAAAGTTCTTATGCAGAACGAGAGTTCTCATAGCACCTACAAGTATTTCCAAGAAATGCTGGGCAAAGCTAGGCTCACGCCCTACAAGACCGCGTCAGTGGGGATCAACAACCAGGCTATGCTCCAGCGCTACGCCAATAGCGCCCTGGTCGATCCCGAACATCCCGATGCTGTCTTCATGCAGAAGTTGAGAGAGAAAGGAGTCGGCGCGATACAGAACTCCTATGTCCACTCCGCTCCCCGGCAAATCGATGTTAAGGATGCGGCCCACCGCTTTGAAGACGTTGCACGAATCAAGAACTTCGATCTTGAAACAGTGCAGGGCACTGAGTTGTCCTGGGTGATGGACGATGACGACTTTGCCAACACGCTGTTCCAGGGCCAGGCATTGATCGTCGTGTCGCGCGCCGGTTCGACGCGAACAGAGATCTGTGAGGTCGGAGGACTAGAGGCAGATCAAGTGGAGGATTTCATGAGAGAGAACAGTAGGGCCTGA